The Athalia rosae chromosome 7, iyAthRosa1.1, whole genome shotgun sequence genome window below encodes:
- the LOC105688005 gene encoding uncharacterized protein LOC105688005, which yields MSDLQATLEFSLELCKFYNVDLFQRGYYQIRTALRVSPKLPVKVEVNQLRNHSLEEPGTSKRFQILYRNEEVTLGTSVLFRAHVLVHSHRIEETLSRTHFNLGIELWFSQPTQPGNMTCVSSRALQLNFTPTKGLHYHLPVLFDYFHLAAVSITIHVCLVALHQPYIKKSILHYVQSCAPRGGKPWLQFKQTGVNDESKILFGNIEHTTRCVGSATRIHHAQLVQQEVVRLLLTARESLLVEMADLARLLPSWQQRALELAQNTHKEITKVENMMSTEDADIAQLCAQNIVLWQHFLEAFSGRQAVHEHLAHIHHQLRVNRFAEGFFVLGNPRTSAAGCYDANYQSYQAVSEAARRSRYLSALPPLPVHCLELDGDFHSLPLIFEDQYADMQHRHRNSVPSMDDCSCGIAAILEKRSTDLWSPRNESIAQSIGSVHGRVVLAPSTLPARHSKSLDQLGPEIIPPQIQTPAKTLPRSASTQLIPRHRAAFHNGTLPATVPSARSRHPSGGHHSGLFFSNTHQACSAPNPSLGTTPVATLPRAKSTQLLVPHAGQQQARGSSHTAINSNVDSRSITSLLAAMFPELPLNGYFPGYRPSSVTGEQVSSCGIYQTIPNTPLGSMELVQLADCLPSDSAAKPRSKDRNGSSRSPENRKNRNESRMSNYGTAYQPLVDRVPAAFPTSKSDVSSSPFKDSIIDDKAQSRISHSETLDRTPRDKKRNQEHVIKYNTNSLQFWRSHTHANGKSNSGLKRSVIENSTGQSLNSRNIEDLLIPGSLGRLHANRGEAESHENSDEQLKCLNKSVDRFPMPDGLTPGREVDRNNYGLRSQNEKPIIDGKPGRSSSRADQREKLPLFNRRIPDSRKPRYETIGVKPKSRGENQRDREKGSRRPHSAPAIEAENFESSRKCSHRGRRPAPLPHGFKNRLPSTNGATPNVCELENNNTIILKTEPPKSPVEIQNSSEKTLNNSFSVQHDGSIGPYTTRLRCASVPVDQNNRVVVPRSAISLPCMPINDGRETFSNSFAVISSLLSPPSTRPSSLTTSSSSSNLTSECSGWVSSGDTSSSENQDLKLSGQALRQKLSKIASKSKTESVPHSSETRESTEHSYEEVRLPPPKMFQDEPPPPEEFQDPPAPIDNPIYHVYETVKSVTNQKHCKTAPCSPQRSRIKERDNAYGMQDMCFDCYQEGKELLQSTQDHVVNFNKCKEEFKQQMGFSGKIYREKKGLPSRCHKRAHSFGNGELPTLPLHPLRSNVPLSDYPTLASTLPYFHISDEYRLFSPEGVHLIICVHGLEGNAADLRLVKTYLELGLTGAHLDFLMSERNQGDTFSDFDTMTDRLVSEILHHIETSGLNPSKVSFIGHSLGTIIIRSALTRPQLRPLLSRLHTFLSLSGPHLGTLYNTSGLVNAGMWFMQKWKKSGSLLQLAMKDAVDVRHSFMFRLSQRSNLQLFRHVLLCGSAQDRYVPLHSARIELCKAAIRDPTDQGAAYREMVHNILYPVMSTSDVSLVRYDVHHALPPTANALIGRAAHIAVLDSELFIEKFLLVAGLKYFR from the exons ATGAGTGATCTACAGGCTACTCTCGAGTTCTCCCTCGAACTATGCAAGTTCTACAATGTCGACCTTTTCCAACGTGG TTATTACCAAATACGTACAGCCCTCAGAGTTTCGCCTAAGCTGCCCGTCAAAGTTGAAGTAAACCAGTTGCGCAACC ATTCTTTGGAGGAACCAGGTACCAGCAAAAGATTCCAGATTCTTTACCGCAATGAAGAAGTAACTTTAGGTACTTCGGTCCTGTTTCGTGCACACGTACTTGTACATAGTCACAGAATCGAGGAGACCCTTTCTCGAACTCATTTCAATCTTGGTATCGAGTTATGGTTCAGTCAACCCACTCAACCAGGCAATATGACCTGCGTTTCATCAAG AGCTCTACAGTTAAATTTTACCCCGACAAAAGGACTGCATTATCATCTACCCGTACTCTTCGATTATTTCCATCTCGCAGCAGTTTCCATCACCATTCATGTCTGCCTCGTCGCTCTACATCAACCTTATATAAA AAAAAGTATTTTGCATTACGTACAAAGTTG TGCTCCACGTGGAGGCAAGCCATGGTTACAGTTTAAGCAAACCGGTGTGAATGATGAAAGCAAAATTCTGTTCGGAAATATT GAACATACTACCAGATGTGTGGGTTCCGCGACAAGGATACACCACGCTCAACTGGTGCAACAGGAAGTAGTCCGGCTTCTGCTGACCGCTCGAGAATCTCTGCTTGTTGAAATGGCAGATCTTGCTCGTCTACTTCCTTCCTGGCAACAGAGAGCCCTAGAGCTAGCGCAAAATACTCACAAAGAAATTACCAAGGTCGAAAAT ATGATGAGCACAGAAGACGCAGATATAGCGCAACTATGTGCTCAAAATATCGTCCTGTGGCAGCACTTTCTCGAAGCCTTTTCTGGTCGGCAAGCTGTGCACGAGCATCTGGCTCACATTCATCACCAGCTAAGA GTGAACAGATTCGCAGAGGGCTTTTTCGTTTTGGGGAACCCCCGGACGTCAGCGGCTGGTTGTTATGACGCCAATTATCAATCGTATCAAGCTGTTAGCGAGGCTGCGAGGAGATCTCGTTACCTTTCAGCGTTACCACCGCTTCCAGTCCATTGTTTGGAACTAGATGGCGATTTTCACTCGCTTCCTCTTATTTTCGAAGACCAGTACGCCGACATGCAACATAGACACCGGAACAGTG TTCCTAGCATGGATGACTGCAGTTGTGGCATTGCAGCGATATTAGAAAAACGTTCCACCGATTTGTGGTCCCCAAGAAACGAGAGCATAGCTCAGAGCATTGGCTCCGTGCACGGACGGGTAGTTTTAGCACCCTCAACTCTCCCTGCGAGGCACAGTAAATCTCTCGATCAACTTGGACCGGAAATAATACCTCCGCAGATTCAGACGCCTGCTAAGACACTCCCGAGATCTGCCTCCACGCAACTCATACCTCGGCACAGAGCTGCGTTTCATAACGGTACACTGCCAGCTACGGTTCCTAGTGCAAGGAGCAGACACCCCTCCGGAGGGCATCACAGTGgcctatttttttctaacacgCATCAGGCTTGTTCGGCGCCAAACCCTTCTCTCGGTACAACACCTGTCGCCACTTTGCCAAGAGCCAAGTCTACTCAGCTCCTCGTACCGCATGCGGGGCAACAACAAGCCCGG ggTTCGTCGCATACTGCGATTAATTCCAACGTAGATTCAAGGTCGATAACATCCCTGCTAGCAGCGATGTTTCCAGAACTTCCTCTCAATGGATATTTTCCTGGTTATCGACCCTCCTCAGTAACCGGTGAGCAAGTATCTTCTTGTGGAATTTATCAGACGATTCCTAATACGCCCTTAGGATCTATGGAACTGGTACAGCTGGCCGATTGCCTGCCTTCCGATAGTGCTGCAAAGCCACGGAGCAAGGATAGGAATGGAAGTTCTCGCTCCCCTGAAAATCGTAAGAACCGGAATGAGTCGCGGATGAGCAATTATGGGACTGCATATCAGCCATTGGTTGATAGAGTGCCCGCTGCGTTTCCGACAAGCAAATCAGACGTCAGTAGTTCTCCATTTAAAGACTCTATTATCGACGATAAGGCGCAGTCCAGAATCTCACACAGTGAAACTCTAGATCGTACACCTAGGGATAAGAAGCGCAACCAAGAACACGTAATCAAGTATAATACAAACAGCCTCCAGTTCTGGAGATCTCACACTCATGCCAATGGGAAATCCAATTCAGGATTGAAACGTtctgtaattgaaaattcgactGGTCAAAGTTTAAACAGTAGAAATATAGAGGATCTTCTCATTCCCGGCTCACTCGGGCGACTGCATGCTAACAGAGGAGAAGCGGAGTCACATGAGAACAGCGACGAACAATTAAAATGCCTTAATAAAAGTGTAGATAGATTTCCAATGCCCGATGGTCTGACTCCGGGCAGAGAAGTCGACCGCAACAATTACGGCCTGCGATCTCAAAACGAGAAACCTATCATCGACGGAAAACCCGGACGTAGTAGTTCCCGGGCAGACCAGAGGGAAAAGCTACCGTTATTCAATAGGCGTATTCCAGATTCTCGAAAACCTCGCTATGAAACAATTGGTGTGAAACCTAAATCACGTGGGGAGAATCAGAGAGACCGAGAGAAGGGCTCTAGACGCCCACATTCGGCTCCAGCCATAGAAGCTGAGAATTTTGAGTCTTCTAGGAAGTGCAGTCACAGAGGCAGAAGACCTGCGCCCCTCCCACATGGCTTTAAGAATAGGTTACCGAGCACCAATGGTGCCACCCCTAATGTCTGCGAACTGGAGAACAACAACACTATCATCCTTAAAACTGAGCCCCCTAAGTCACCTGTAGAAATTCAAAACAGCAGTGAAAAAACTCTCAACAATTCTTTTTCGGTGCAACATGACGGTAGTATTGGCCCCTATACAACACGACTCAGATGTGCCAGCGTTCCCGTAGATCAAAATAACCGAGTTGTTGTGCCACGAAGTGCTATCTCTTTACCTTGCATGCCTATCAATGACGGAAGAGAAACTTTCAGCAACAGTTTTGCAGTAATTTCAAGTCTTTTAAGCCCGCCGTCCACAAGGCCTAGTAGTCTAACAACGAGCTCCAGCTCGAGCAATTTGACGTCTGAGTGTTCGGGGTGGGTGAGTAGCGGGGATACATCCAGCTCAGAAAACCAAGATCTAAAATTATCGGGGCAGGCGTTGCGACAGAAGCTGTCAAAGATCGCTTCTAAATCTAAGACTGAAAGTGTTCCTCATTCTTCTGAAACGAGGGAAAGTACGGAACATTCTTACGAAGAGGTACGATTACCGCCGCCTAAGATGTTTCAGGACGAACCGCCACCACCGGAGGAATTCCAAGATCCACCTGCCCCGATAGATAACCCAATTTATCACGTTTACGAAACGGTAAAAAGTGTGACAAACCAGAAACATTGTAAGACTGCACCTTGTAGCCCGCAGAGGAGCCGAATCAAGGAGCGAGATAATGCGTATGGAATGCAAGATATGTGTTTCGATTGTTACCAAGAGGGAAAGGAACTTTTGCAGTCGACGCAGGACCACGTGGTAAATTTCAATAAGTGCAAGGAGGAGTTCAAGCAGCAGATGGGCTTCTCTGGAaaaatatacag agagaaaaaaggccTTCCGAGTCGATGCCATAAGCGCGCCCATTCATTTGGCAATGGCGAACTCCCGACCCTACCGCTTCACCCTCTAAGATCCAATGTGCCTCTTAGTGATTATCCTACGCTGGCTTCTACACTGCCGTACTTCCACATCAGCGACGAGTACCGACTCTTCTCACCCGAGGGTGTCCACCTTATAATATGTGTTCATGGTCTGGAGGGCAATGCCGCAGACCTCAGACTCGTCAAAACCTACCTGGAATTAGGTCTCACCGGAGCTCATCTGGACTTTCTAATGTCCGAGAGGAATCAG GGTGACACATTCTCAGACTTTGATACGATGACTGACCGCTTAGTATCAGAGATCCTTCATCACATAGAAACCTCAGGATTAAACCCGTCCAAGGTTAGCTTCATTGGGCATTCTTTGGGGACCATAATTATACGGAGCGCACTCACACGACCCCAACTTCGGCCGCTTTTATCGCGCCTCCATACCTTCCTAAGTCTCAGCGGACCACATCTTGGTACTCTTTACAATACAAGCGGTCTGGTGAATGcag GTATGTGGTTCAtgcagaaatggaaaaaatcaggATCTCTGCTACAGCTAGCAATGAAAGATGCGGTTGACGTACGACACTCTTTCATGTTTCGACTGAGCCAACGTAGCAATTTACAACTATTCAGACACGTTTTACTGTGCGGCAGTGCCCAGGATCGTTACGTACCTCTACACTCGGCTCGTATAGAACTCTGCAAAGCTGCTATTCGGGATCCAACGGATCAAG GTGCAGCATATAGAGAAATGGTACACAACATATTATATCCAGTGATGTCTACTTCTGATGTCAGTTTGGTGAGATACGACGTTCATCATGCTCTGCCTCCGACTGCTAACGCGCTCATAGGCAGAGCAGCCCACATCGCGGTATTAGATTCAGAACtgtttatcgaaaaatttttgctcgtAGCCGGTCTGAAGtatttcagataa